A window of Bacteroidales bacterium genomic DNA:
GCCGTAAAAGATGCTGATTTAATTAGTGAGTCCGTTCCGGAGAAATTAGAAATAAAAAAATCATTCTATAATGATTTGGCTAAATATGCACCGGAAAAAACCATTTTTACTTCTAATTCTTCAACAATGTTACCCAGTGCTTACGCTAAAGAAACCGGTCGTCCTGAAAAATTCTTGGCATTACATTTTGCAAATCCTATTTGGGATGCAAATGTGGGAGAAGTAATGATGCACTCAGGAACAGATAAACAATATTTTGAAATTGTACTGGATTTTGCAAAAAGTATCGGAATGGTTCCAATCCCAATTCACAAAGAACAACCCGGTTATATATTAAATACATTATTAGTTCCTCTATTGTCGGGAGCTCAAAACCTTTTCTTTGGAGGAGTATCTGATTTCGAAAGTATTGATAAAACATGGATGATTAGTACCGGTGCAAAAATTGGCCCTTTTGGAATTATAGATATGATAGGCATGCAAACAGTTTATAATATTGCTCTGATGAATGGCACAAAAACTAATAATAAGGCAATGATTGAAAGAGCTAAAATGATAAAAGAAAGATGGCTTGATAAAGGTAAAACGGGAGTTGCAAGCGGAGAAGGATATTATAAATATCCAAACCCATCGTACCAAGATCCTGATTTTTTATCATAGTACAGATAAATAAGTGTGATAATACTTGAATACAATATCGAAATAATTACGGGTTTAAAAATAACATAACTTTATTTCCATAATAAACTGAAGGTAGATTGCTCACTTTTGGCTTTGTTTCTAAATGTTATAAATCATTAATAGATGCAGGCATTTAATTTTAATGAAAAACAAGACTCACTTAATGTTCTAAATTATGAAATTAGAGCATGTGAAAAGTGCAATCTATCTCTAACACGCAAGCATGCTCTTACCGGTGAAGGAGATATTAATGCCGATGTATTATTTGTAGCTCTCTCTCCCGGGAGTAAAGAAAATGATCAAAATAGGATGTTTGTCGGTCCTTCAGGTCAGGTTTTTAATAAACTTTTATCTGCAGCCGGAATTGACAGGAAATCGGTTTATATGACTAATCTGATAAAATGCATGCTTCCTAAAAATCGTAAACCTACTTGGAAAGAAATAGAGATATGTTCCGGTTTTTTAGACGATGAAATTTTACTTATTCAACCTAAAATTATTGTTCCGTTAGGTTATTATGCAACGCTTTCTATCTTAAAAAAATTCCATGCTGATCCTTCGGAAGTAGAGATGAGTTTTAAAAATATAAACGGACAATTATTAACTTTAGAGAACATGAAAATATTCCCTCTTACACATCCATCGGCACTTCTTTATAACCCCTCGTTCGAATCAGGAACTATACAGAAATATATAAAATTAAAGTCTTTATTATGATGAAAGAATATTTTTTTTGCAAAAAGAAGTATTTATTTGTAACTTTATAGATAAACTCATTAAAAGTAATCATCATGAAAGAAATAAAGAATTTGTATGACGATTTGAATTGGGAGAATGCAGATGCATATTCCGATGGAGCTCAAAGAAAAGTTTTGAGAAATGATAATAGAGGAGAAACGATATTATTAAAAATGCAAGCGGGGTTTTCTATGTCGCCACACTCTCATATCACTACAGAGCAACATTTTGTAATTGAAGGCGAATATCAAAGTGCAGGTAAAACGTATTCTGCTGGTTCTTATCAGATATTCTCGCCGGGAGAAGAACATGGCCCATTTGAATCGAAAGAAGGAGCATTAATTTTAGTTGTTTGGGATCCTATCAGATAATATTGATAATTAAAAAACCGTAGAATAAATTTAAGAAAATGAAAATATTATTAGCAACAGACGGAGACAATTTAGAAAGTAAAATTGCCAAGAGGTTTGGTGAAGCACCCTATTATTTAATTTACAATAGCGATACTAAAGAAACAGAAGCTAGAGTTAATCCCGGTCACGATGATAATCATTCGGGATTAAAAGATTTAGTTAATGAGGGTGTTTTGTATTTTATTATTGGAAATACAGGCCCCAACGCCTTCAATATCTTAAATGATATGAAAGCAGAAGTTTACTTGGGAAGAGGTCTTAAATCTAAAGATGCCTTGGAAGCATTTTTAAACAATAAGTTGGAGAAACTTGCAAAGGCCACATTAAAAAAACCTATTCGCGAACAAAACACTAACGGATAGAAGCTAAATGCCGCTTAACTAAAAATAACTAGTAAAAATTAGATAATAAAATATGAAAATAGCATTTGCAGCAGATAATGAGGGATCTTTTATAGACAGACATTTTGGCGATTCAGAGTATTATTATATTTACGAAATGACATCTTCGGGAATAGAATTCGTAAAAAAAATCGAAAATACAACCGAAGAAGATAATGAAGAAATTCATGCCGATCCCGTAAAAGCTAAAGGGGTTACAGAAATGTTAAGAAATGAAGATATTAGAGTTGTTGTAGCCAAAGTTTTTGGCCCAAATATTAAAAGAATAAAGAAAAAATTTGTTTGTGTCATAATGAATGATGAAAATATCTCAGACAGTATAAAAAAAGTATATCAGAAATCTGAGCTTATTTTAAATGAATGGAATAAAGGTGAAGACAGAAACTATATCAACTTACGAATTACTAGCGAATAATAAATAAAACCTCATGTATAAATATCTTTTTGGTCCCGTTCCTTCACGTAGATTGGGCATGTCTTTAGGTGTCGATCTTATTCCCAAAAAAGTTTGTTCTTTAAACTGTGTTTACTGTGAAGTAGGTAAAACAACCAAACTCACTACCGACAGAATGGAGTATGTAAAATACGACAAGATTATTGCCGAAATAAAACGCTTTATGAGTAATAATCCTAAAATCGATTATATTACTTTTTCGGGATCGGGCGAGCCTACTTTAAACAGTAAAATAGGTGCTGTAATGGACTTTATTAAAACAAATTATCCTGATATAAAAACAGCAGTTTTAACAAATGGAACCCTGCTCTCTGATAAAAAATTAAGAAAAGAGCTTTTAAAGGCCGATGTTATCCTGCCTTCTTTAGATGCTGCAAGTCAGGAAGTATTTGAGAAAATTGATCGCCCAAATGCAAAAATAAAAATAGACAACTATATTCAGGGTTTAATTGATTTAAGAGAAGAATATAAAGGAAAAATTTGGTTAGAAATATTCTTATTGAAAAATTATAACGATTCTGAAAAAGAATTGGATTTACTTAAGAAGGCTATTATTAAAATTAATCCCGACAGTATACAGTTAAATACTTTAGACAGACCCGGAACAGTGATGGACTTAATTCCTTTATCGAGAAATGAATTACAGAAAATTATTGATTATTGGGAGCTCCCAAAAGTAGAAATTATTGCATCGGCTCCCGAAAGAACAAATATTGATTCTTATAGCGGAGATATTGAAACGGCTATTTTGGAAACAATAGCTCGTCGTCCCTGCACGCTCGATGATTTGCATCGTTTTTTAGGTATCCATATCAACGAAATAAATAAATATTTAGGTCCCTTAGAAGCAGATAATAAGATCAAATCGGTTAGTTTGGAAAGAGGTGTTTTTTACGAGCTGAAACAGAAATGATTAGCAAGTGTTTTTACTAAATAATTACTAAAACACAAACTATTTATCGTTAATTACGGCATAGAAATTGCTTGCTTCTTACAGTCTATACACTTAATATTAAGCCTTATGAAATTAAACGTATTATTCCTCTCTCTTGGTTTATTAATTATCTCTTGCAATAAAGAAAGCATTAAAACCGATCCAGTCCCTATTGAAATTTCAGAAAAAGCACAAGAAATTCTCAGTGCTAGTAATCAGTTTGGATTTGAAATACTACAAAAAGCTTTTGAAGAAAATGGCGACAATAATATAATGATTTCCCCTTTAAGTATTACACAAGCTCTTTCTATGACCTATAATGGAGCCAATGGTGAAACAAAAACAGCTTTCGAAAATGTTTTGCATTTTACCGGACAAGCCACTTCAGAAGTAAATCAATCTGCTTTAGATTTAACCAATGCACTTTTAGAAATCGATTCCAAAGTGGATATCAGTATTGCAAATTCTATTTGGTATCGTCAAGGTTTTTCGGTTGAACAAGATTTTATTAATACAAACCAAACCTATTATAATGCAGAAGTCAGCGCCTTGGATTTTAATAATTCTGCGAGTAAAGATGTAATTAACGATTGGGTAAACGAAAAAACCAATCATAAAATAGATAAAATTGTAGACAACATCAGTAGTGATGATATAATGTTTTTAATTAATGCCATCTATTTTAAAGGTTCTTGGAAAACCGAATTTGACAAAGATGAAACTGAAGATAAACCATTTTATTTGGCTGATGGCTCCACGAAAAATGTGGCAATGATGCATATAGAAAATGATTTTTCTGTTGCTTTAGCCCAAAACTATGCTGCTATAGAATTACCTTATGGTCAAGGAAATTATGCTATGGTAGTTTTATTACCTAATGATGATTCATCTCTAACAGAAATGGTTGAAGAACTCAATAATACCGTCTGGAATAATTTAATGCTAAGTATGCAAGAACCTTTCGAATGGAATTTGGAATTACCCAAATTTACATTTGAATACGAAAATGAGCTTAATAATGAGTTAACCGATTTAGGATTAGGTATTGCTTTTAGCGATAAT
This region includes:
- a CDS encoding cupin domain-containing protein, with protein sequence MKEIKNLYDDLNWENADAYSDGAQRKVLRNDNRGETILLKMQAGFSMSPHSHITTEQHFVIEGEYQSAGKTYSAGSYQIFSPGEEHGPFESKEGALILVVWDPIR
- a CDS encoding uracil-DNA glycosylase — its product is MQAFNFNEKQDSLNVLNYEIRACEKCNLSLTRKHALTGEGDINADVLFVALSPGSKENDQNRMFVGPSGQVFNKLLSAAGIDRKSVYMTNLIKCMLPKNRKPTWKEIEICSGFLDDEILLIQPKIIVPLGYYATLSILKKFHADPSEVEMSFKNINGQLLTLENMKIFPLTHPSALLYNPSFESGTIQKYIKLKSLL
- a CDS encoding NifB/NifX family molybdenum-iron cluster-binding protein; the encoded protein is MKILLATDGDNLESKIAKRFGEAPYYLIYNSDTKETEARVNPGHDDNHSGLKDLVNEGVLYFIIGNTGPNAFNILNDMKAEVYLGRGLKSKDALEAFLNNKLEKLAKATLKKPIREQNTNG
- a CDS encoding serpin family protein, which encodes MKLNVLFLSLGLLIISCNKESIKTDPVPIEISEKAQEILSASNQFGFEILQKAFEENGDNNIMISPLSITQALSMTYNGANGETKTAFENVLHFTGQATSEVNQSALDLTNALLEIDSKVDISIANSIWYRQGFSVEQDFINTNQTYYNAEVSALDFNNSASKDVINDWVNEKTNHKIDKIVDNISSDDIMFLINAIYFKGSWKTEFDKDETEDKPFYLADGSTKNVAMMHIENDFSVALAQNYAAIELPYGQGNYAMVVLLPNDDSSLTEMVEELNNTVWNNLMLSMQEPFEWNLELPKFTFEYENELNNELTDLGLGIAFSDNADFTGINKNGGLTISKVKHKTFIKVDEEGTEAAAVTSVTVGVTSVGPNTNTFIVDHPFLFVIKEKYTNAILFMGTVTDPSK
- a CDS encoding 3-hydroxyacyl-CoA dehydrogenase, whose protein sequence is MKIKNVTIAGAGVLGSQIAWQTAFYGYNVTVYDAFEEGLEKGKEFHKKFAELFKATRGASQEQIDATKKRLFYTTDLKDAVKDADLISESVPEKLEIKKSFYNDLAKYAPEKTIFTSNSSTMLPSAYAKETGRPEKFLALHFANPIWDANVGEVMMHSGTDKQYFEIVLDFAKSIGMVPIPIHKEQPGYILNTLLVPLLSGAQNLFFGGVSDFESIDKTWMISTGAKIGPFGIIDMIGMQTVYNIALMNGTKTNNKAMIERAKMIKERWLDKGKTGVASGEGYYKYPNPSYQDPDFLS
- a CDS encoding radical SAM protein, giving the protein MYKYLFGPVPSRRLGMSLGVDLIPKKVCSLNCVYCEVGKTTKLTTDRMEYVKYDKIIAEIKRFMSNNPKIDYITFSGSGEPTLNSKIGAVMDFIKTNYPDIKTAVLTNGTLLSDKKLRKELLKADVILPSLDAASQEVFEKIDRPNAKIKIDNYIQGLIDLREEYKGKIWLEIFLLKNYNDSEKELDLLKKAIIKINPDSIQLNTLDRPGTVMDLIPLSRNELQKIIDYWELPKVEIIASAPERTNIDSYSGDIETAILETIARRPCTLDDLHRFLGIHINEINKYLGPLEADNKIKSVSLERGVFYELKQK